A genomic stretch from Croceibacterium aestuarii includes:
- a CDS encoding carotenoid oxygenase family protein, which produces MTDRTDGPSLGRRSFLGGAATLGTGAALLGSGGPALAYEGPAPQVDFPADPRAFGGGPAGTNSRAEIDLYDCEVEGSLPSDLDGVFYRVGPDPQYPKPDKYAGDIPFDGEGHVSMFRIKDGHVDYRTRYAQTQRWKAQHEARRSLFGMYRNHMTDDPSVKGLSRGTANTQLFVHHGKLLVFKEDSPPVAMDPLTLETTDDYYTFGGKLQSQTHTAHPKIDPYTGEYLSFGYEAGGFLSKDVNVFSADRQGNINWSVTVEAPYAGMMHDFAMTQRHVILYLTNMAANLPQMERGGVHFAYDSKLPCYLGIMRRGGDGKDIKWFTGNSLFCTHVMGAWSDGDKVTVDMDGGEANQFPFFPNVHEPWDPVKATGYIRRFTVDLARKSNDTFQVETIFPEVTGVLSRQDDRFHTLPYRYGYLQGNGGWWMIDHGDKTTRQLSVPDYRLSEMTFVPRKPDADEGDGYLIGIGSSVKEAGRSDLILFDTKRPADGPIARIKMPFKVVGQVHGFWAGAQDIPGASA; this is translated from the coding sequence ATGACGGACAGGACTGACGGACCAAGCCTGGGGCGGCGCTCGTTCCTTGGCGGAGCGGCGACACTCGGCACCGGGGCGGCGCTGCTCGGCAGCGGCGGGCCGGCGCTCGCCTACGAAGGTCCGGCGCCGCAGGTCGATTTCCCGGCCGACCCGCGCGCCTTCGGGGGCGGCCCGGCCGGCACCAACAGCCGCGCCGAGATCGATCTCTACGATTGCGAAGTCGAAGGCTCGCTGCCCAGCGACCTCGACGGGGTGTTCTACCGCGTCGGGCCCGACCCGCAGTATCCCAAGCCCGACAAGTACGCCGGCGACATTCCGTTCGACGGCGAGGGCCACGTCTCGATGTTCCGCATCAAGGACGGTCACGTCGACTACCGCACGCGCTACGCCCAGACCCAGCGCTGGAAGGCCCAGCACGAGGCGCGGCGCAGCCTCTTCGGAATGTACCGCAACCACATGACCGACGATCCGAGCGTAAAGGGTCTGTCGCGCGGGACGGCCAACACCCAGCTGTTCGTCCACCACGGCAAGCTGCTGGTGTTCAAGGAGGACAGTCCGCCCGTGGCGATGGACCCGCTCACCCTCGAGACCACCGACGACTACTACACCTTCGGCGGCAAGCTGCAGAGCCAGACCCACACCGCGCACCCCAAGATCGACCCCTACACCGGCGAATACCTCTCGTTCGGCTACGAGGCGGGCGGGTTCCTGTCGAAGGACGTCAATGTCTTCTCCGCCGACCGGCAGGGCAACATCAACTGGTCGGTCACCGTCGAGGCGCCCTATGCCGGGATGATGCACGACTTCGCGATGACCCAGCGCCACGTCATCCTCTACCTGACCAACATGGCCGCCAACCTGCCGCAGATGGAACGCGGCGGCGTGCACTTCGCCTACGATTCGAAGCTGCCCTGCTATCTCGGCATCATGCGCCGCGGCGGCGACGGCAAGGACATCAAGTGGTTCACCGGCAACAGCCTGTTCTGCACCCACGTGATGGGCGCGTGGTCCGACGGCGACAAGGTCACGGTCGACATGGACGGGGGCGAAGCGAACCAGTTCCCGTTCTTCCCCAACGTCCACGAGCCGTGGGATCCGGTCAAGGCGACCGGCTATATCCGCCGTTTCACCGTAGATCTGGCCAGGAAGAGCAACGACACCTTCCAGGTCGAAACGATCTTCCCCGAGGTTACCGGTGTGCTCAGCCGCCAGGACGACCGCTTCCACACGCTGCCCTATCGCTACGGCTATCTGCAGGGGAACGGCGGCTGGTGGATGATCGACCACGGCGACAAGACCACCCGGCAGCTCAGCGTGCCCGACTACCGGCTTTCGGAAATGACCTTCGTACCGCGCAAGCCCGACGCCGACGAAGGCGACGGCTACCTGATCGGAATCGGCTCGAGCGTGAAGGAAGCCGGGCGCAGCGACCTGATCCTGTTCGACACCAAGCGTCCGGCCGATGGGCCGATCGCGCGGATCAAGATGCCGTTCAAGGTCGTCGGCCAGGTTCACGGCTTCTGGGCTGGCGCGCAGGACATCCCCGGGGCTTCGGCCTGA
- a CDS encoding heavy metal translocating P-type ATPase, whose protein sequence is MHDHSQCGHGPSGLEAGTAIDPVCGMEVSIEGAEHVATVRGATHYFCSAGCKTKFVNDPDHYLSGSHRRQPEDLPQGTVYTCPMHPEIRQTGPGSCPICGMALEPETVSLDAGPDPELVDMTRRFWFALVFTVPLFLYAMSDMVAIVDLDRIVDPAWVQWIQLVLATPVVVWGGWPFFERAWLSLKSRNLNMFTLIGLGVAIAYCFSLVATLAPHLFPPAFRDHSGRVGVYYEAAAVITALVLLGQVLELKARGSTSSALRALLELAPPSAIKIFGPGEEREIALDEVREGDRLRVRPGDKIPVDGVIEEGASNVDQSMISGEPVPVAKTAGDPVIGGTVNQTGGFVMKATGVGSDTMLSKIVQMVAEAQRSRAPIQRVADTVAGWFVPAVVASAIATFIAWTIWGPPPALAYALVNAIAVLIIACPCALGLATPMSIMTGTGKGAQHGILIRNAEALETLEKVDTLVVDKTGTLTQGKPDLVAVSPYRDSSEQDLLAIAAAVEKGSEHPLGAAIVAGAAKRGLALPEATDLSSITGEGVEADVDGRRVAIGNEKMMKRVGIADSAWLASAEKGRSEGQTVMFVAIGGKPAGLLAVADPIKPTTPAAIADLHRRGVRIVMLTGDSRSTAEAVARQLGIDSLEANVSPEEKNRKIIALKGEGRTVAMAGDGINDAPALAAADVGIAMGTGTDVAIESAGVTLVRGDLLGVAQAIALSRATMRNIRQNLFFAFAYNTVGIPVAAGVLFPTFGLLLSPMIAAAAMSLSSVSVIGNALRLRQLKL, encoded by the coding sequence ATGCACGATCATTCCCAATGCGGCCACGGGCCATCGGGGCTTGAAGCGGGAACCGCGATCGATCCGGTTTGCGGCATGGAGGTCTCGATCGAGGGCGCCGAGCATGTCGCAACAGTCCGCGGCGCGACGCACTACTTCTGCTCCGCCGGCTGCAAGACCAAGTTCGTGAACGATCCCGACCATTATCTTTCAGGATCGCACAGGAGGCAGCCCGAGGACCTTCCGCAAGGCACTGTCTACACCTGCCCGATGCACCCGGAAATCCGGCAGACGGGCCCGGGATCGTGCCCGATTTGCGGCATGGCGCTCGAGCCTGAGACCGTCAGCCTCGATGCAGGGCCTGACCCCGAGCTGGTCGACATGACTCGGCGCTTTTGGTTCGCCCTCGTCTTTACCGTGCCCCTTTTCCTATACGCGATGAGCGACATGGTCGCGATCGTCGACCTTGATCGGATCGTCGATCCGGCGTGGGTGCAGTGGATCCAGCTCGTCCTGGCGACGCCGGTTGTCGTGTGGGGCGGCTGGCCGTTCTTCGAGCGCGCGTGGCTGTCACTCAAGTCGCGCAACCTGAACATGTTCACGCTCATCGGACTTGGCGTGGCGATCGCATATTGCTTCAGCCTCGTCGCGACCCTTGCGCCGCATCTTTTCCCGCCAGCTTTCCGCGACCATTCCGGCCGCGTCGGTGTGTATTACGAAGCCGCAGCGGTCATCACCGCGCTGGTCTTGCTCGGACAGGTGCTGGAGCTCAAGGCGCGTGGTTCGACCTCCAGCGCCTTGCGAGCGCTGCTCGAGCTCGCTCCGCCCAGCGCGATAAAGATCTTTGGCCCCGGTGAAGAACGCGAGATCGCGCTCGACGAAGTTCGCGAGGGCGATCGACTGCGCGTGCGCCCGGGCGACAAGATTCCGGTGGACGGCGTGATCGAGGAGGGTGCGAGCAACGTCGACCAATCGATGATCAGCGGAGAGCCGGTGCCCGTCGCCAAGACTGCCGGAGATCCGGTGATCGGCGGCACGGTAAATCAGACCGGCGGCTTCGTAATGAAGGCAACCGGCGTCGGTTCCGACACGATGCTGTCCAAGATCGTGCAGATGGTGGCCGAAGCGCAGCGCAGCCGTGCGCCAATCCAGCGTGTCGCCGACACCGTCGCCGGGTGGTTCGTTCCGGCGGTCGTCGCGAGCGCGATCGCTACCTTCATCGCCTGGACGATCTGGGGACCCCCACCTGCCTTGGCCTATGCCCTGGTCAACGCGATTGCAGTGCTGATCATCGCCTGCCCCTGCGCGCTCGGTTTGGCGACCCCGATGTCGATCATGACAGGCACAGGCAAGGGCGCGCAACACGGCATCCTGATCCGCAATGCGGAAGCGCTCGAAACCCTCGAGAAGGTCGACACGCTTGTCGTCGACAAGACCGGGACTCTGACGCAGGGAAAACCCGATCTTGTGGCGGTATCTCCGTATCGTGACAGCTCGGAACAGGATCTACTGGCGATCGCCGCCGCGGTGGAGAAGGGTAGCGAACATCCGCTCGGGGCGGCAATAGTCGCCGGAGCGGCTAAGCGCGGGCTGGCCCTGCCCGAGGCCACTGACCTATCCTCGATCACCGGAGAAGGCGTCGAGGCGGACGTGGACGGGCGCCGCGTTGCAATCGGCAACGAGAAAATGATGAAGCGCGTCGGCATCGCGGACTCGGCATGGCTCGCTTCGGCCGAGAAGGGCCGGAGCGAAGGGCAGACTGTGATGTTTGTCGCAATCGGGGGCAAGCCCGCTGGCCTCCTTGCCGTAGCCGACCCGATCAAGCCGACGACGCCCGCGGCGATCGCGGACCTCCACCGGCGCGGCGTCCGCATCGTCATGTTGACGGGCGATAGCCGCTCGACTGCCGAGGCCGTCGCGCGACAGCTCGGCATCGACTCGCTCGAGGCAAATGTCTCGCCGGAAGAAAAGAACCGCAAGATCATCGCGCTCAAAGGAGAGGGCCGCACAGTGGCGATGGCGGGTGACGGCATCAACGACGCTCCGGCGCTCGCGGCCGCCGACGTGGGGATCGCCATGGGCACCGGTACCGATGTCGCGATCGAGAGCGCCGGCGTGACCCTGGTCCGCGGCGACCTGCTCGGCGTCGCCCAGGCAATCGCCCTTTCGCGAGCGACGATGCGGAACATCAGGCAGAACCTGTTCTTCGCATTTGCCTACAACACCGTCGGGATTCCGGTTGCCGCGGGCGTGCTGTTCCCGACCTTCGGGTTGCTGCTCAGCCCGATGATCGCTGCCGCGGCCATGAGCCTCTCTTCGGTTTCGGTGATCGGCAATGCGCTTCGATTACGGCAGCTGAAGCTTTGA
- a CDS encoding copper resistance protein B, whose product MNAPATDHSEMDHAAMPATEETIPRGPPPPEAFAGPLHAADDRWGADVMNSSRIEVMRGVSGMPVFWLQGDRLEYRAREGSDAYLWDAQGYYGGDYDKFWFKSEGEGRFGKTPESAEVQGLWSHAIGPWFDLQTGVRQDLTGPARTHAVIGVQGLAPYLFEVDAAAFLSNKGDLTARVEAEFDQRITQRLILQPRAEVALSAQDVPELGIGSGLDRIEAGLRLRYEFSRQFAPYIGVEQEWRLGKSGDWARTDGEDPSTTSFVAGLRFWF is encoded by the coding sequence ATGAACGCTCCGGCGACCGACCATTCGGAAATGGACCACGCCGCCATGCCGGCCACGGAAGAGACCATTCCGCGAGGGCCGCCGCCTCCCGAGGCGTTTGCGGGACCGCTTCACGCGGCGGATGATCGATGGGGCGCCGACGTGATGAATTCCTCGCGCATAGAGGTCATGCGCGGCGTCAGCGGGATGCCGGTGTTCTGGCTCCAGGGAGATCGACTCGAGTACCGTGCCCGAGAGGGTTCGGATGCCTACCTCTGGGACGCCCAGGGATATTATGGCGGCGACTACGATAAGTTCTGGTTCAAGAGCGAGGGTGAGGGGCGTTTCGGCAAGACGCCGGAGAGCGCCGAAGTGCAGGGCCTGTGGAGCCACGCGATCGGGCCATGGTTCGATTTGCAAACCGGGGTGCGGCAGGATCTGACCGGTCCAGCGCGGACACATGCGGTGATCGGCGTTCAGGGTCTCGCGCCCTATCTGTTCGAGGTCGACGCTGCTGCCTTCCTGTCCAACAAAGGCGATCTGACCGCTCGCGTCGAAGCCGAGTTCGACCAGCGGATCACGCAGCGGCTTATCCTTCAGCCGCGCGCTGAAGTCGCGCTATCCGCGCAGGACGTGCCAGAACTGGGGATTGGTTCGGGCCTCGACCGGATAGAGGCAGGTTTGCGCCTGCGGTACGAGTTCAGCCGCCAGTTCGCACCCTACATCGGTGTGGAGCAGGAATGGCGGCTCGGCAAAAGCGGCGACTGGGCCCGGACTGATGGAGAGGACCCGAGCACGACCAGCTTCGTCGCGGGCCTGCGCTTCTGGTTCTGA
- a CDS encoding copper resistance system multicopper oxidase: MRDSLPLSRRGVIAGSAFAALTSGLAMPAWARGIHEGTLARKGSDVLSGEHLTMTVAEARFRTGGRVGPAVTVNGTVPGPLLRLKEGQDLTVDLVNNSSEGTSIHWHGLLVPFLMDGVPGITMPAVLPGETFRYRFPIRQAGTYWWHAHTLQEPMGHYGPIVIDPAEPDPVAYDREYVLMLTDWSPMHPHEIIKKLKVADAPFNFNKTTWTDDYPLSRKERLMWARMRMMPTDISDVTGSLYSYLVNGHGPDDGLELGFATGEKIRLRIINGAAMTFFNVRIPGLPMTVIAADGQNVHPVETDEFQIGVAETYDVIIEPDGADAFAFVAEAMDRSGMAVATLVSRPGAKAEVPALRETPLLTMADMGMNHGSGGSAGGSMAGMDHGPAPGSGQGGAAQPMTMSGGMNMRDTSLLPPNVKVGPGLDMVAMNPVDRTDYPGLGLDNVDHRVLTYRQLVAAKPNTDARSPTRLKEIHLTGDMERYMWSFDGKKFSAVSDDPIRFAYNERVRVKLVNDTMMAHPIHLHGHFVELVNGASVGRQPLKHTVVVQPGGSATFDLTANEPGDWAFHCHLIYHMHTGMFQVVTVRPLDGGEGR, translated from the coding sequence ATGCGCGATTCGTTGCCGCTTTCCCGCCGGGGTGTGATTGCGGGGTCGGCATTCGCCGCGTTGACTTCCGGTCTGGCGATGCCGGCTTGGGCTCGCGGAATTCACGAGGGAACACTCGCCCGCAAAGGTAGCGACGTGCTTTCGGGCGAGCACCTGACGATGACCGTTGCCGAGGCGCGCTTCCGCACAGGTGGACGGGTCGGTCCCGCGGTTACCGTGAACGGAACCGTCCCCGGCCCGTTGTTGCGGCTCAAGGAGGGACAGGACCTCACCGTCGATCTCGTCAACAACAGCTCGGAAGGAACCTCGATCCACTGGCATGGATTGCTGGTGCCCTTCCTGATGGACGGGGTGCCGGGAATCACGATGCCAGCGGTCTTGCCGGGCGAAACCTTTCGCTATCGATTTCCCATCCGCCAGGCGGGCACATACTGGTGGCATGCGCACACGCTGCAGGAGCCGATGGGACATTACGGCCCGATCGTGATCGATCCGGCCGAGCCGGACCCGGTCGCCTATGATCGCGAATACGTGCTGATGCTGACGGACTGGTCGCCGATGCATCCGCACGAGATAATCAAGAAGTTGAAGGTGGCCGACGCCCCGTTCAACTTCAACAAGACCACCTGGACCGACGATTATCCGCTCAGTCGCAAAGAGCGCCTGATGTGGGCGCGAATGCGAATGATGCCGACCGACATCTCCGACGTCACGGGATCGCTCTACAGCTACCTCGTCAATGGACACGGACCCGACGACGGGCTCGAACTCGGTTTTGCCACGGGCGAGAAGATCCGGCTGCGGATCATCAATGGGGCGGCCATGACGTTCTTCAACGTTCGCATTCCTGGCCTGCCGATGACCGTGATCGCCGCTGACGGGCAGAACGTCCACCCTGTCGAGACCGACGAGTTCCAGATCGGCGTTGCCGAGACATACGATGTCATTATCGAGCCTGACGGCGCCGACGCCTTCGCATTCGTCGCGGAGGCGATGGATCGGTCGGGCATGGCGGTAGCTACGCTGGTGAGTCGTCCGGGCGCGAAGGCAGAGGTTCCCGCTCTGCGAGAAACCCCGCTGCTGACCATGGCGGATATGGGCATGAACCACGGCTCGGGCGGGAGTGCCGGCGGCTCGATGGCCGGGATGGACCACGGGCCGGCGCCCGGGTCGGGCCAAGGCGGCGCTGCGCAGCCGATGACGATGTCAGGCGGCATGAACATGCGCGACACCTCGCTGCTGCCGCCGAACGTCAAGGTCGGACCGGGGCTCGACATGGTCGCGATGAACCCCGTCGATCGGACTGATTATCCCGGCCTCGGCCTCGACAATGTCGATCACCGGGTGCTGACCTACCGACAGCTCGTGGCGGCCAAGCCCAATACCGACGCCCGAAGTCCGACGCGGCTGAAGGAGATTCACCTCACCGGCGACATGGAACGCTACATGTGGTCGTTCGACGGCAAGAAGTTCTCCGCGGTGAGTGACGATCCCATCCGCTTCGCCTATAACGAACGCGTGCGCGTGAAGCTGGTGAACGACACCATGATGGCGCACCCGATCCACTTGCACGGCCACTTCGTCGAACTTGTGAACGGAGCTTCTGTAGGCCGTCAGCCGCTCAAGCACACCGTTGTGGTGCAGCCGGGCGGGAGCGCCACGTTCGACCTGACCGCGAACGAGCCGGGCGACTGGGCTTTCCACTGCCACCTGATCTACCACATGCACACCGGCATGTTTCAGGTGGTGACCGTTCGTCCGCTGGACGGCGGAGAAGGCCGATGA
- a CDS encoding metal-sensitive transcriptional regulator yields the protein MSCENTRAKVNRLNRVAGQVRGIAQMIEDGRYCIDVLTQLQAVKSALAKVESEVLKDHAATCVAEAIASGSEAEQRAKFNELIELMERARK from the coding sequence ATGAGCTGCGAGAACACAAGGGCCAAGGTGAACCGGTTGAACCGCGTTGCGGGCCAGGTTCGTGGTATCGCGCAGATGATCGAAGACGGCCGCTATTGCATCGACGTTCTCACGCAGCTGCAGGCGGTGAAATCGGCGTTGGCCAAAGTCGAAAGCGAAGTTCTCAAAGATCACGCCGCTACCTGCGTCGCGGAAGCCATCGCTTCGGGAAGCGAGGCAGAACAGCGTGCGAAGTTCAACGAACTTATCGAGCTTATGGAGCGCGCACGAAAGTGA
- a CDS encoding cupin domain-containing protein — protein sequence MALHHIQPTEIAHLNEAGENGSRHRALVKTSQFEAMRLLLAAGEEIPEHQVAGFATVHCLHGSVVLVLGDKSVTMTSGDWLYLDRGQRHSVRANDDAGLLVTIMLDK from the coding sequence ATGGCACTGCATCATATCCAGCCAACTGAAATCGCCCACCTCAACGAAGCGGGCGAAAACGGGTCACGCCACCGCGCGCTTGTGAAAACGAGCCAGTTCGAAGCCATGCGGCTGTTGCTCGCGGCGGGCGAAGAAATCCCCGAGCATCAGGTCGCGGGGTTTGCGACAGTCCACTGCCTGCACGGGTCCGTCGTACTCGTGCTGGGCGACAAATCAGTAACGATGACCTCGGGCGATTGGCTCTACCTCGATCGCGGGCAGCGGCATTCGGTCAGGGCAAATGACGATGCCGGCCTGCTCGTTACCATTATGCTCGATAAGTAG
- a CDS encoding alternative oxidase, which yields MADIPLVDTAVHHKPIDLRDNFAFGFTKVLRFCADTFFAKRYGHRAIVLETVAAVPGMVGATINHLKCLRRMCDDNGWIRTLMEEAENERMHLMTFIEVAQPTAFERLVILGVQWLFYVAFFALYLVSPRTAHRIVGYFEEEAVISYTLYLCEIDEGRSPNVPAPAIARHYWKLPDNATLRDVVLVVRADEAHHRDVNHGFASQLAGDAPAMKAAAYPEHAGDIRLAA from the coding sequence ATGGCCGACATCCCACTCGTCGACACCGCCGTTCATCACAAACCGATCGACTTGCGGGATAACTTCGCCTTCGGCTTCACCAAAGTGCTACGCTTCTGTGCCGACACCTTCTTCGCCAAGCGCTACGGGCACCGCGCAATCGTCCTCGAAACCGTCGCAGCCGTTCCCGGGATGGTCGGCGCGACGATCAACCACCTGAAGTGCCTGCGCCGCATGTGCGACGATAACGGATGGATCCGCACCCTGATGGAGGAGGCGGAGAACGAACGCATGCACCTGATGACATTCATCGAAGTTGCTCAGCCGACAGCGTTCGAACGCCTCGTGATCCTTGGCGTGCAGTGGCTCTTCTACGTGGCATTCTTCGCGCTGTATCTCGTCAGCCCGCGTACGGCGCACCGCATCGTCGGCTACTTCGAGGAAGAGGCGGTGATCAGCTACACGCTGTACCTGTGTGAAATCGACGAAGGCCGCAGCCCGAATGTCCCTGCGCCTGCAATCGCTCGTCACTACTGGAAACTTCCGGACAACGCGACGCTGCGCGACGTGGTGCTGGTCGTGCGCGCCGATGAAGCGCATCACCGCGACGTTAATCATGGCTTCGCAAGTCAGCTCGCCGGCGATGCTCCCGCGATGAAAGCGGCCGCATACCCCGAGCATGCCGGCGACATTCGTTTGGCGGCGTAG
- a CDS encoding trimeric intracellular cation channel family protein: MFESSLVLLDWVGVVVFTITGALVASRNQMDVIGFVLLGTVTGIGGGTIRDLLLDVHPVLWLERPQYLAVCIAVSVAVFFTAHLASSRYRLILWLDALGLALFATAGAEKAMNLGEDPLVAITMGVITACFGGIVRDVLGKEDSIIFSREIYVTAAVLAAASYVGLETAGASRHVAIGLALVTGFGLRAGALAFGWSLPRYKSLPPTRH; the protein is encoded by the coding sequence ATGTTCGAAAGCAGTCTTGTCCTGCTCGACTGGGTCGGAGTCGTGGTCTTCACGATAACCGGTGCGCTGGTCGCCTCGCGCAACCAGATGGATGTCATCGGCTTTGTCTTGCTGGGCACCGTCACGGGGATAGGCGGTGGGACGATCCGCGATCTCCTTCTCGATGTTCACCCGGTCCTTTGGCTGGAGCGGCCGCAGTATCTCGCCGTGTGCATCGCAGTTTCGGTCGCGGTTTTTTTCACCGCCCACCTTGCGAGTTCTCGCTACCGGCTGATCCTCTGGCTCGACGCACTGGGTCTTGCACTCTTCGCCACGGCTGGCGCCGAGAAGGCGATGAATCTCGGTGAAGACCCGCTGGTGGCGATCACGATGGGCGTTATCACAGCCTGCTTCGGCGGGATCGTTCGCGACGTGCTGGGAAAGGAGGACTCCATCATCTTCTCCCGCGAAATCTACGTGACCGCCGCCGTGCTCGCTGCGGCAAGCTATGTCGGGTTGGAAACGGCGGGGGCGTCCCGCCACGTCGCGATAGGGCTCGCGCTTGTGACCGGCTTCGGCCTGCGTGCCGGAGCCCTTGCTTTCGGCTGGTCTCTACCTCGCTACAAGTCACTCCCCCCGACCCGCCATTGA
- a CDS encoding nitric-oxide reductase large subunit, with product MVEVDASGQFEAPVTEDRVSNILKWVLLATAIVCFGLLAWATIKTYEQAPPFPDVFVDSSGEVVMSAEDIIAGKGGFQKADLMDYGSIYGMGSYFGEDYTASALVRLGALTKQGLMNSTAPPPGTKPPANKSLATTGPAGTPPEPTTAAPSSLSETLLDVAATSEMQKQLQGIDLTRDRVVLPDPVANAVRQLQDELTTKLSTENLSAGWVPAKSLDPALRKQTADFIIYSAITTVARRPDRVNTSWTENWPFEPSVGNTPTTNTFHWTWISFCFTFFAMGFVLWLYRAYLDHPDDAPMERGLARYLPLTPSQKKCGKYFVVVALVFLASQAAGAIMAHSYYERETFYGIQLNYILPFNFLRSFHLQAPIVWIGLGWIASGLFIAPAIAGGREAKGQGFLVDLLFWVSLFVVAAALLGNYLGIQGVIDKGWFWFGNQGLSYIQLGRFWQILFFVALLSWSVLMFRALWPSRDTLVEATRQFWSGRIRLEHLIWAATINVAVLYIFGMVPLTGIEKSFTITDFWRWWVVHLWVEQSFEFFAVAMSAYLLMSLGLVSRKLAERSVYLELILIFLGGVLGTGHHLYWGGGPSMWVPLGSMFSFIEVLPLVLLILEAISQHRLIKGAVTFDYGLAYLYILGSAFWNFVGAGVFGGGTLNAPLVNYYEHGTFLTLNHAHTSLFGAFGLLALGLIYFCLRYRAGPEAEFDERWGRIAFWCYNVALLMWIFLHFFPIGWPQLDAVYEHGLAWARSQAFYDTTLFWQWMRLPGDVVFSAGALLMGWDFLVKLRPKPKVQLMA from the coding sequence TTGGTTGAAGTAGATGCTTCGGGGCAGTTCGAGGCCCCTGTCACGGAAGATCGCGTCAGCAATATTCTCAAGTGGGTCCTTCTCGCTACGGCGATAGTGTGTTTCGGCTTGCTCGCTTGGGCAACAATCAAGACCTACGAGCAAGCACCGCCGTTTCCCGACGTCTTCGTGGACAGCTCCGGCGAAGTGGTGATGTCCGCCGAGGACATCATTGCCGGCAAGGGGGGCTTCCAGAAAGCCGACCTGATGGATTACGGCAGCATCTACGGGATGGGCTCCTATTTCGGCGAGGACTATACCGCCTCGGCGCTCGTGCGGCTGGGCGCGCTGACCAAGCAAGGCCTCATGAATTCCACCGCCCCGCCGCCAGGGACCAAACCGCCGGCCAACAAGTCGCTCGCCACCACTGGTCCCGCCGGGACACCGCCCGAGCCGACCACCGCCGCGCCCTCGTCCTTGAGCGAAACTTTGCTCGACGTGGCTGCGACGTCCGAGATGCAGAAGCAGCTTCAGGGCATCGATCTGACGCGGGACAGGGTTGTGCTGCCGGATCCGGTGGCCAACGCGGTCCGACAACTTCAGGACGAACTGACAACCAAGCTCAGCACCGAAAACCTCTCGGCGGGCTGGGTTCCGGCCAAGAGCCTCGATCCTGCCCTGCGCAAGCAGACGGCGGATTTTATCATCTATTCGGCGATCACCACGGTCGCCCGCCGGCCCGACAGGGTCAACACTTCGTGGACGGAGAACTGGCCGTTCGAGCCGAGCGTGGGCAACACCCCGACCACCAACACCTTCCATTGGACGTGGATCAGCTTCTGCTTCACGTTCTTCGCGATGGGGTTCGTGCTGTGGCTCTACCGCGCCTATCTCGACCACCCGGACGATGCGCCGATGGAGCGCGGACTGGCGCGCTACCTTCCCCTGACGCCAAGCCAGAAGAAGTGCGGCAAGTATTTCGTCGTCGTGGCGCTGGTGTTCCTCGCCTCGCAGGCCGCCGGGGCGATCATGGCCCACTCTTATTACGAACGGGAAACCTTCTACGGCATCCAGCTCAATTACATTCTGCCGTTCAACTTCCTGCGCAGCTTTCACTTGCAGGCGCCGATCGTCTGGATTGGCCTGGGTTGGATCGCCAGCGGCCTTTTCATCGCCCCGGCGATCGCCGGTGGGCGTGAGGCCAAGGGGCAGGGCTTCCTCGTCGATCTGCTGTTCTGGGTCTCGCTGTTCGTCGTCGCCGCCGCCCTCCTCGGCAACTACCTCGGCATCCAGGGGGTGATCGACAAGGGCTGGTTCTGGTTCGGCAACCAGGGCCTGTCGTACATCCAGCTCGGCCGCTTCTGGCAGATCCTGTTCTTCGTCGCCCTACTGAGCTGGAGCGTGCTGATGTTCCGCGCCTTGTGGCCAAGCCGCGACACCCTGGTCGAAGCAACACGGCAGTTCTGGAGCGGACGCATCCGGCTGGAGCATCTGATCTGGGCGGCGACCATCAACGTGGCAGTGCTCTATATCTTCGGCATGGTCCCGCTCACGGGGATCGAGAAGAGCTTCACCATCACCGACTTCTGGCGCTGGTGGGTTGTGCACTTGTGGGTCGAGCAGTCGTTCGAGTTCTTCGCCGTGGCGATGAGCGCGTACCTGCTGATGTCGCTGGGCCTGGTCTCGCGCAAGCTGGCGGAGCGCTCGGTCTATCTGGAGCTGATCCTGATCTTCCTCGGCGGCGTACTCGGCACAGGCCACCACCTGTACTGGGGCGGCGGACCGAGCATGTGGGTTCCGCTCGGCTCGATGTTCTCATTCATCGAGGTCCTGCCGCTGGTCCTGCTGATCCTCGAGGCGATCTCGCAGCATCGTCTGATCAAGGGCGCCGTGACGTTTGATTACGGTCTCGCCTATCTTTATATTCTCGGCTCGGCGTTCTGGAACTTCGTAGGCGCCGGGGTTTTCGGCGGCGGCACGCTCAACGCGCCGCTCGTCAACTACTACGAGCACGGCACCTTCCTGACGCTGAATCACGCGCACACCTCGCTGTTCGGGGCGTTCGGCCTGCTCGCGCTGGGGCTGATCTACTTCTGCCTGCGCTATCGCGCTGGCCCCGAGGCTGAGTTCGACGAGCGTTGGGGACGCATCGCCTTCTGGTGCTACAACGTCGCCCTGCTGATGTGGATATTCCTGCACTTCTTCCCCATCGGTTGGCCGCAACTCGACGCGGTATACGAACACGGGCTGGCGTGGGCCCGCAGCCAGGCGTTCTACGACACCACCCTGTTCTGGCAGTGGATGCGCCTGCCGGGCGACGTGGTGTTCTCCGCCGGCGCGCTACTGATGGGTTGGGACTTTCTGGTGAAGTTGAGGCCCAAGCCTAAAGTGCAACTGATGGCCTGA